One segment of Sulfobacillus thermosulfidooxidans DSM 9293 DNA contains the following:
- a CDS encoding mechanosensitive ion channel family protein: protein MHLPHHFLSDSIEAAVIIIVASIFIRVVGRLFKRLEHGKSAHSQRRITLYRLLTSVVRYVTDFVVVVMVLARFHVQTTSLIAGAGIFGLAISFGAQGFVQDVVTGMFLLYEDQFGVGDYVTFPALNLSGLVQEVGIRITRLTGSTGETVIIPNRLILEVKNHSRGTLSVTVPIPVDAGEDPKTVQRALEEAVDTAQSQVPGASLAGITAFTSGTISWSITAPATLSTQSHVDHWIRQCVVESFYRHSIRFAGTGKGLASNGTNTVSS, encoded by the coding sequence ATGCATTTACCCCATCATTTTCTTTCGGATTCGATTGAAGCCGCTGTCATTATTATTGTCGCCAGTATTTTTATTCGGGTGGTCGGTAGGCTTTTCAAACGTTTGGAGCACGGCAAAAGTGCACACAGCCAACGCCGCATTACCCTTTACCGTTTATTAACCTCAGTGGTTCGTTATGTGACCGATTTTGTTGTGGTCGTGATGGTCTTAGCCCGGTTTCACGTCCAGACGACCTCGTTAATTGCGGGTGCTGGGATTTTCGGCTTAGCCATCAGTTTTGGCGCGCAAGGATTTGTCCAGGATGTCGTCACCGGCATGTTTTTACTCTACGAAGACCAATTTGGGGTAGGCGATTACGTGACCTTTCCTGCTCTTAATCTATCCGGCTTAGTGCAAGAGGTCGGTATTCGTATTACACGGTTAACGGGTTCGACTGGGGAAACCGTCATCATCCCTAACCGCCTCATCTTGGAAGTGAAAAATCATAGCCGGGGAACCTTGTCAGTGACCGTTCCCATACCGGTTGATGCGGGCGAAGATCCCAAAACAGTTCAACGAGCTCTAGAGGAAGCGGTGGATACGGCGCAATCCCAAGTACCTGGTGCTTCTTTAGCCGGCATTACCGCTTTCACCAGTGGTACCATATCATGGAGCATTACGGCACCGGCCACCTTGAGTACACAAAGCCACGTCGATCATTGGATTCGACAATGTGTCGTGGAATCCTTTTACCGTCATTCGATACGATTTGCAGGAACAGGGAAAGGATTGGCGAGCAATGGGACCAATACAGTATCATCTTAA
- a CDS encoding CvpA family protein yields the protein MHWIDLAILLYIAIGAVSGLRRGLVTVLFSLAGYIVGIIIATQYQAALTQSLMTTLPIARWTRHLLPGPASTVPGYTIQADNLIHMLVALLVFLVIVGAVEFIGRLIGEFLTRVVKTLRITGFLNKLGGAIAGLAEHGILIGLLVTLIFALPLLNHSPLTVALRHDRLVMTLAGLFGHIAKLPGGTFL from the coding sequence GTGCATTGGATAGACCTAGCAATCCTCTTGTATATCGCAATTGGTGCCGTCAGTGGTCTAAGACGGGGACTCGTGACGGTCCTCTTTAGTTTGGCGGGATATATTGTGGGGATTATCATTGCCACTCAATACCAAGCTGCGCTGACCCAATCCTTGATGACCACCTTACCGATTGCCCGGTGGACCAGGCATTTATTACCGGGACCCGCATCCACGGTGCCTGGCTATACCATTCAAGCTGACAATCTCATTCACATGCTGGTCGCCCTCCTCGTGTTTCTGGTCATTGTTGGCGCCGTAGAATTTATCGGCCGTTTAATAGGGGAATTTTTGACGCGGGTTGTTAAGACCTTGCGCATTACCGGTTTTCTTAACAAATTAGGGGGCGCCATTGCTGGATTAGCCGAGCACGGCATCTTGATCGGCTTATTAGTGACTTTAATTTTTGCTTTACCACTTTTAAATCATAGTCCACTAACGGTGGCGTTACGCCATGATCGATTGGTCATGACCCTCGCAGGGTTATTTGGCCACATCGCCAAATTACCAGGAGGGACATTTCTCTAA
- a CDS encoding tetratricopeptide repeat protein, with protein MNNSNDTGPKAWDEEGQLWLAQGTKAWESGDRDEAMKIFNRIMDVYPERPEGYNKLGVIYAETGQLDHAEKYFLYALSKEKLHVPSLTNLGNIYLERGQIDEAIKHYTLALQSDPEYPPAHRNLAIAYRRMGRIGQSVAHLKRSQRLETRQLAKDRPLMPMGKLGKKEWFPLGVFVRQWIWVILGIILAIWLLGRGKL; from the coding sequence TTGAATAACTCAAATGATACGGGCCCGAAAGCATGGGATGAAGAGGGTCAATTATGGTTAGCACAAGGGACCAAGGCTTGGGAATCGGGCGACCGCGATGAAGCGATGAAAATTTTTAATCGGATTATGGATGTCTATCCGGAGCGTCCTGAAGGATACAACAAGCTCGGGGTCATTTATGCGGAAACCGGACAGCTCGATCATGCGGAAAAGTATTTTCTTTATGCCTTATCCAAGGAAAAACTGCATGTGCCGTCGCTAACCAATTTGGGCAATATTTATTTGGAACGGGGGCAGATTGACGAAGCTATCAAACATTATACCTTGGCATTACAAAGTGACCCGGAATATCCTCCAGCGCACCGAAACCTGGCAATCGCTTATCGCCGGATGGGGCGTATCGGACAGTCTGTCGCTCACTTGAAGCGCTCACAAAGATTAGAAACACGGCAATTGGCGAAAGATCGACCGTTGATGCCAATGGGAAAACTAGGGAAAAAGGAATGGTTTCCATTGGGCGTGTTCGTGCGTCAATGGATCTGGGTTATTCTCGGCATCATCCTCGCCATTTGGTTGTTAGGACGGGGGAAACTGTGA